The Pukyongia salina genome segment GGCCATGCCAACTGCATCCTGAACAGGATAGACATAGCTATACCAATAATACCCATGAACAATCCTGTAATTAGGTATTGCTTGGAGATCATTTTATGGTCCTGACTAAATATATATTTAGTTATGAACGTCTCTTTGTGATGATGTCCGTGATCGTCGTGATGATCTACTGCGTGTGCTTCGGCGTGTGCTGACATATCTTTTAAGCTAATTTTTTATTGTTTTAATACCGCTGCGAGCGTTTGTTGTTCTTTCATCCATGCATTGAATTCTTCTTCTTCTTCAACAATGATCTTCATTTGCATGTTGTAATGGCTGTTACCACAGATCTTGTTACAAAGTAGCATATAGTCGAATTCATACATCTCCAACTGTTCTTCTCCTGCAGCAGCAAGAGCAATATTATTCTCTGTTCGGATCTTATTGATCTTCTGAACCTTATCTTTCATTTCTTCGGCCTGCCTCATTTCCTCGGTTGTTACAGTAGGTGTAAAGGAGAATTGAGTGATCATCCCCGGCACACAGTTCATCTGAGCCCGGAAATGTGGCATATAAGCAGAATGAAGAACATCCTGTGAGCGCATTTTAAAGATTACTTTTCTTCCTTTTGGCAGATGTAGTTCGTTAACGATCACATCATCCTGAGCATAGGGATCTGAAGCATCCACACCTAGTTGGTTCACACCTTCGATCAATCTTACATTGGCTTCACCAAGGGTGTTATCTTCTCCTCCGTATCGAGCTCTCCAGTCGAACTGGTACGCATACAACTCCACTACTAATGGATCATCTTCTGTATCGATATTCATAATATCGGTCCAGGTGAACAAACCATAAATGATAAGTCCTGCAAGAACTATTACGGGAATGATGGTCCAGATGAATTCAAGCTTATCGTTGTCTGCATAAAATACCGCCTTTTGAGTTTGACGCCCTCTGTATTTAAAGGCAAAGTAGTGCAACAACCATTGCGTGATGATCCCAACAACAAAAATAATGATCATAGAAATCAACCAAAGCTGGTCGATTCCCACCCCGTGCTCCGAGGCCGATCTTGGCAACAACACATCACCCCATTCGTAGAATGAATAAATACAGAGCACATAGATGAATATTACAAATGCGAGCATCAACCATCCCTGGGTGTTATTATCCTTATCGTTGACTATTTCGGAAGTATTCGACTGCTGGCGAGACATCTTGAATATCTTGCCCATTTGCATGACAGCGACTCCAAAAAGAATGATTACTAATACAACTAAAAATGCGGTCATCGTTATCTGTCTTCTAAATTTTGATTAATAATGAAAATGCTTACTTTCTTTGATAAACGGGTTACGCTTGGCCAATAATGGAGCTTTGGTAAGCGCCGTAAATACAACCAAGACAAACAAGCCAAAGAAAAACATTATTGCTCCTATCTCGGGTAAACCGATAAACCAGGAAGCTCCTACGGTAGCTGGCATCACCATATTGAACACGTCTATATAATGCCCAACCAATATTACAATCCCTGTTAAGATCACAAACCAGTTCACACGTTTGTAATCACTATTCATAAGCATCAGTACCGGGAATACGAAATTCATAACCACCATTCCGAAGAAGGGAAGATTATAATCTTCGATTCGTGTTACAAAATAAGTAACCTCTTCGGGGATGTTCGAATACCAGATCAGCATAAATTGTGAGAACCACAAATAGGTCCAGAAAATGCTGAAACCGAACATATATTTTGCAAGGTCATGTATATGACTGTCGTTCACATGCTCCAGGTATCCCTGCGATTTCAACACTATGGTAACCATGGCTATCACAGTGATGGCGCTAACCATCATCCCGGCAAACACATACCAGCCAAACAGGGTTGAGAACCAGTGAGGATCGAAACTCATGATCCAATCCCAGCTCATCATAGATTCTGTAACGATGAAGAATACCAGGAAAATAGCCGAAGCTTTAAAGTTCTTTTTAAACCAGCGATTATCTTCTGCATTATCATCTCTAAGAGAGTTTCGTCTGGACACCCATCTGTACAGGTTCCATCCGCCAAGGAAAATCAATGCTCTAATAAGGAAAAACGGCACGTTTAAAAAGCTGCTTTTCCCTGCGATCAATTTATCGTAATGATCACTTTCGGGGTTAACCAATTCTGGATCCATCCAGTGAAAGATATGATTTACATGGAAAGCCGAAAGCAGTAATAATACAAGTATGATCACAGATGCCACCGGTAAATAGGCCGTGATCCCTTCCATAACCCGGAATAAAACCGGCGACCAACCTGCCTGGGCCGCATACTGAATAGCATAGAATGCCAGAGTCCCAAGGGCGATCATAAAGAAGAAGAAAGATGCCACATACAAGGCAGACCATGGTCTGTTTTGCAATTGATGTAACACATGCTCGTAATGAGCCTCGTCATCGTGGGCTTCTTCACCATGCCCTCCGTTGTGAGATTCATCAACAACAGCATGATCACCACCATGGCCATCACCGTGGCCATCGACCATCATTTCCTTTACTTCGGAAGTTGTTTTAGGAGCCATCAGGAAGCCTGAAACGATTCCAACGGCACCAACTACCATAAAGATAATTGCGAACAGTTTTAATTTATTGGGTAGCGTATACATATCTTTAGCTATTCTCTTTATTCTTTAATGTAATTCTTAGTTATCTACAGGTTCTTCTCCGTTGGTTTCTTCGGCAGACTCTATCAACTGTGGTAAATTATTTACCGCATCTTCTCCCATAGTTTCCACTATCAAACCTGCTTCTCCCTTGAGGGCTGCCATTAGATTAAGCACATGCTGCGTGATCTGCCATCTCTCCAATTCGTTTGTTTGAGAGGCATAAGATCCCATAGCGTTTAATCCATACATCTGTACATGGTAAATACTTCCCTCTGTGATATTTCTTCCCGGATCTGCATAACTTGGTATCCCCAGGAATTTTTCTCGCTGCATCAATATTCCTTGTCCGTCACCTTTTGTTCCATGACACACCGCACAATAGATCTCATATAACTGAGCTCCTTTAGCCAGGTTCTCTTCGGTAACCGGTAAAGTCATTTTAAGTTCTGTACGGGCAAGTTCTAATCCGGCGGTCGAATTTTCATATTCGTACGGCATCCACCCTCTGGGGATAGACCCTTCGGCCGGAAGTTTTGCCTCCATTTCATTCTCAAATATATCGTATTCGCCATATGTTTCGTAACCAACAGGCTCGTACATGTTAGGCATGTACTGATAGTTCGGACTATTAGTATTGGAACAGGACATTATCGCCATGGAAGCAATAATTACAATACTTATGTGAATCGCTTTCTTCATATTAATGGTCTTCATCATTTTCATGAATACTAATTTCCAATGCACCAGTACTAGACAAGAAACTGGAAACTTGCTCTATATCGTGATTACCTGTGTCCACTACCATTAAAAAATGATCATCGGTAGTTCGCACATCGGGGTTTTCGGCTTTCTTAAATGGCCATAATTTACTCCTCATATAAAAGGTTATCACCATTAAGTGAGCTGCAAAGAATACCGTCATTTCGAACATGATCGGCACAAAAGCAGGCATATTCTCTATATAGCTAAAACTTGGTTTACCACCAATATCCTGTGGCCAATCCTGGATCATGATATAATTCATCATGATTATCGCTACACTAAGTCCCACTAGTCCATACAGGAATGA includes the following:
- a CDS encoding c-type cytochrome, with the translated sequence MKKAIHISIVIIASMAIMSCSNTNSPNYQYMPNMYEPVGYETYGEYDIFENEMEAKLPAEGSIPRGWMPYEYENSTAGLELARTELKMTLPVTEENLAKGAQLYEIYCAVCHGTKGDGQGILMQREKFLGIPSYADPGRNITEGSIYHVQMYGLNAMGSYASQTNELERWQITQHVLNLMAALKGEAGLIVETMGEDAVNNLPQLIESAEETNGEEPVDN
- a CDS encoding DUF3341 domain-containing protein, whose amino-acid sequence is MASKVIHAIYNDDDILLNAVKKVRDEHYHIEEVYTPFPVHGLEKAMGLADTRIAITSFLYGLVGLSVAIIMMNYIMIQDWPQDIGGKPSFSYIENMPAFVPIMFEMTVFFAAHLMVITFYMRSKLWPFKKAENPDVRTTDDHFLMVVDTGNHDIEQVSSFLSSTGALEISIHENDEDH
- a CDS encoding cytochrome c oxidase subunit II, whose product is MTAFLVVLVIILFGVAVMQMGKIFKMSRQQSNTSEIVNDKDNNTQGWLMLAFVIFIYVLCIYSFYEWGDVLLPRSASEHGVGIDQLWLISMIIIFVVGIITQWLLHYFAFKYRGRQTQKAVFYADNDKLEFIWTIIPVIVLAGLIIYGLFTWTDIMNIDTEDDPLVVELYAYQFDWRARYGGEDNTLGEANVRLIEGVNQLGVDASDPYAQDDVIVNELHLPKGRKVIFKMRSQDVLHSAYMPHFRAQMNCVPGMITQFSFTPTVTTEEMRQAEEMKDKVQKINKIRTENNIALAAAGEEQLEMYEFDYMLLCNKICGNSHYNMQMKIIVEEEEEFNAWMKEQQTLAAVLKQ
- a CDS encoding quinol:cytochrome C oxidoreductase, whose translation is MYTLPNKLKLFAIIFMVVGAVGIVSGFLMAPKTTSEVKEMMVDGHGDGHGGDHAVVDESHNGGHGEEAHDDEAHYEHVLHQLQNRPWSALYVASFFFFMIALGTLAFYAIQYAAQAGWSPVLFRVMEGITAYLPVASVIILVLLLLSAFHVNHIFHWMDPELVNPESDHYDKLIAGKSSFLNVPFFLIRALIFLGGWNLYRWVSRRNSLRDDNAEDNRWFKKNFKASAIFLVFFIVTESMMSWDWIMSFDPHWFSTLFGWYVFAGMMVSAITVIAMVTIVLKSQGYLEHVNDSHIHDLAKYMFGFSIFWTYLWFSQFMLIWYSNIPEEVTYFVTRIEDYNLPFFGMVVMNFVFPVLMLMNSDYKRVNWFVILTGIVILVGHYIDVFNMVMPATVGASWFIGLPEIGAIMFFFGLFVLVVFTALTKAPLLAKRNPFIKESKHFHY